In the genome of Tursiops truncatus isolate mTurTru1 chromosome 21, mTurTru1.mat.Y, whole genome shotgun sequence, one region contains:
- the C21H8orf48 gene encoding uncharacterized protein C8orf48 homolog, with protein MADFSKETFESFTDEAQSSSSFSSSGGLQPWSCASRSKYESGTPTPRLQYGDNQSEFSHFKNNEKKLSRKWINNLKGKEMNSGQYQPDTKLETEITQASLEELNALQSFCTVKINLIHHSATSKGKKSSGHKKLQLGSDAEAPEVDALNCTVPDELLNRIYFKNMRTTPNEVVTAKQHISSRCPNCNRKRAELAQSAFLKQKKTLLESLLLQEKIDEDLHMKDFLTLIGEIHQSLPRLSDDPRIIWERLKEKSQIGYSGFERSRAFGLAVSTTVIARP; from the exons ATGGCAGACTTTTCTAAGGAGACCTTTGAGTCCTTTACTGATGAGGCACAGAGTTCCAGTTCATTCAGTTCCTCTGGAGGACTGCAGCCCTGGTCCTGTGCCTCTCGGAGTAAATACGAGAGTGGAACGCCGACTCCACGCTTGCAATATGGAGACAACCAATCTGAGTTTTCACacttcaaaaataatgaaaagaagttGAGCAGAAAATGGATCAACAACCTCAAGGGCAAGGAAATGAACTCTGGACAGTACCAACCAGACACTAAACTTGAAACAGAAATCACTCAGGCATCCCTTGAAGAATTGAATGCCCTGCAGTCTTTCTGCACCGTTAAGATAAACCTGATCCATCATAGTGCGACCTCTAAGGGGAAAAAGAGCAGCGGACATAAAAAGCTGCAGCTTGGATCGGATGCAGAGGCTCCAGAGGTAGATGCCTTAAACTGTACTGTCCCCGATGAGCTTCTGAacagaatctattttaaaaacatgaggaCAACACCCAACGAGGTGGTAACAGCTAAGCAACACATTTCTTCTCGGTGTCCCAACTGTAACAGGAAAAGAGCAGAACTGGCCCAATCTGCCTTCCTGAAACAGAAGAAGACTTTACTGGAGTCACTTCTACTCCAAGAGAAAATAGATGAAGATCTTCATATGAAAGACTTTCTTACCCTTATTGGAGAAATACATCAGAGCCTTCCCAGGCTTTCCGATGACCCCAGAATAATCTGGGAAAGACTGAAGGAGAAAAGTCAAATTGGTTACTCTGGTTTTGAAAG GAGCAGAGCATTTGGCCTGGCCGTTAGCACGACCGTTATCGCGAGACCCTGA